The window ATAGCGCCTTCAGAGGTTGGAATTCCAAGTGGGAAAAATAGGGGTTTCCTACGAACCCTGAACTccaaatccaatatggctgatGGTCAGGAATTCATTTATTTAGTCCTTCAGTGAACATGGTGCTGCTGTGCTTGAAAATCCAAAATGCATTATTAGTTTGTAACGCTAGGAGTTGTTTTCCTGTTCACTGACGTTTGAACTTGTGACTGGAAAACAACTAACTTTGGCTTAATGTGTCTGAAAATTCAAGTTTCAAATTCTGAGTAATAGAACCCTGGAACTGAGGGATGAGGACAAGtttgagatttctttttgtttatcagAGACAGTAGCGATGGCGGCACGCTGTGTATTTTCTCTGTGGAGctcaaaatgaacagatttccctgtttgtttggttttccagGAAAGAAATGTACTTATGGGATAAAGTGCAAGTTCTACCATCCAGAGAGGGTGAACCAGTCACAGCTGGCTGTAGCAGATGAACTGAGGGCTCTGGCACATCAACCTGAACACAGATACACTCCACCCACCCCTCCTTACGGAAGCAGAGACGACCTGACTCACAGCGACCCTGCCATCTGTTACAGGGAGAGCAGCAACCTGAGAAGCCAGCTAAACAAAAGTCCTCTTTTTTACCAGTACTCCAGCTCCGATGCAGACGAGGCCTTCAGCTCCATGGGTAGCTCCATGTCCAGGCTCAGCATCCAGGACCTGCCCTACAGCCTGGAGCCCCCTCTGACCAGCTACAGCAGCGGCAGAGGCAGCTACCAAATGTCAGGCTCGTACGCCGGGAACAGCCTGAGGCTTTCACCCAATGGACACAGTTACTACCCTCCCCAGAACGGCTCTATGCCCTGTGAGAGTCACATGTGCAGCCAGTGCAGGTGTGGCCACCAGAACCCGGCCAGCCATCACCACCGCCAGCAGCAGCGCCAGCCGGCGTGGAGCTCCTGCCCCGCTGTGCCTGCACACAGCGGGGAGCAGACTTCTCATTTCTCAGACATGCAGTATCAGCATAGCCACAGCCTGTCCCGGGACCCCTGGGTGCAGCAGCCCAGCGCTCCCATTAGCCAGAGCAGAAGCGTGTCCAGTGAGCAAAGGAACGGCCTGCGGAGTCAGCTGAGCACGCTCTTCCCTCAGAGCATGGTGGAGCAGGTCCTGAACGCCAACCCCCACGTCTCAGATATGCTGGAACTGATCGGACTCATCCAGAGCTACCGGACCAGCAACATGTCCTTCTAGGCTGCCAAACCTCTATTGGTGCCTTCAAACTGAGCCCACACTGGAGTTCTCATTCCGGAAATAGTGAAACCAAAGTGaacatttccatccatccattttccaaCACCCTTGTCCGTTAGAGGGGTCAGGAGGACTGCTgatgtctatctccagctaacgttccgggcgagaggcggggtcaccctggacaggtcaccagtctgtcacaggTGAACATTTCCTCAagagaaatt is drawn from Xiphophorus hellerii strain 12219 chromosome 15, Xiphophorus_hellerii-4.1, whole genome shotgun sequence and contains these coding sequences:
- the LOC116734512 gene encoding probable ribonuclease ZC3H12D, which codes for MDRQQHAKVERFLKLGYAHTDILRVLESLHHDAQTNDILEELIKTCHTRSTSVPNSPKLVPRGCSPSPGLSKARTGPDRESNTGFRPVVIDGSNVAMSHGDKKVFSCQGLQLAVNWFWDKGLRHITVFVPLWRKEQPRPEAPITDQHILHELERRKILVYTPSRCVNGKRVVCYDDRYIIKLAVEYDGIIVSNDNYRDLQTENPQWKKFIEERLLMYTFANDKFMPPDDPLGRNGPTIDDFLRKKPWTQDNKQQHCPYGKKCTYGIKCKFYHPERVNQSQLAVADELRALAHQPEHRYTPPTPPYGSRDDLTHSDPAICYRESSNLRSQLNKSPLFYQYSSSDADEAFSSMGSSMSRLSIQDLPYSLEPPLTSYSSGRGSYQMSGSYAGNSLRLSPNGHSYYPPQNGSMPCESHMCSQCRCGHQNPASHHHRQQQRQPAWSSCPAVPAHSGEQTSHFSDMQYQHSHSLSRDPWVQQPSAPISQSRSVSSEQRNGLRSQLSTLFPQSMVEQVLNANPHVSDMLELIGLIQSYRTSNMSF